In Fervidobacterium nodosum Rt17-B1, one genomic interval encodes:
- the tmk gene encoding dTMP kinase — protein sequence MFVSFEGIDGCGKSTQVNLLVNYLEEKGIPYIKVREPGGTHLGEKIRELLITQEMCARSELLLFLASRAQLVESVIKPALKNGKIVIADRFAHSSVAYQGCGRELGPETVKILNDFATDKTYPDIVFYIDVPVNVAMERMKNQHKDRIEKEGKEFWESIRNCYLKMAKENENFVIIDGTRTIEEIHREIVKVFNAYL from the coding sequence ATGTTTGTTTCATTTGAGGGAATTGATGGTTGTGGTAAGAGCACGCAGGTAAATTTGTTGGTTAATTACTTAGAAGAAAAAGGTATACCGTACATAAAGGTTAGAGAACCAGGTGGAACACACTTGGGGGAAAAGATTCGCGAACTACTAATAACTCAAGAGATGTGTGCAAGAAGTGAATTGTTGTTATTTTTGGCATCACGTGCCCAGTTAGTTGAAAGCGTTATAAAACCTGCTTTGAAAAATGGAAAAATTGTAATTGCTGATAGATTTGCACATTCAAGTGTAGCTTATCAAGGTTGTGGGAGAGAACTTGGGCCCGAGACCGTGAAGATTCTAAATGATTTTGCTACAGATAAAACTTATCCAGATATAGTATTTTACATAGATGTTCCGGTTAATGTTGCCATGGAAAGGATGAAAAACCAGCACAAAGATAGGATAGAAAAAGAAGGGAAAGAATTCTGGGAAAGTATAAGAAATTGTTATCTCAAAATGGCAAAAGAGAATGAAAACTTTGTAATTATAGATGGAACAAGGACTATTGAGGAAATCCATAGAGAAATAGTGAAAGTATTTAATGCTTACCTCTAA
- the argF gene encoding ornithine carbamoyltransferase, producing MGVNMKGRSLLSLMDNTPEEIKYLLDIAKQVKAESRAGIRHQRFVGKTLALIFEKRSTRTRLAFETAFAEEGGHPIFLSIQDIQLGAKESVEDTARVLGRMVDAIEFRGFKQETVELLAKYSGVPVYNGLTDLFHPTQVLADLQTIEEEFGRLKGIKMVFMGDGRNNMANSLMVGAAKMGMHYVICSPESLRPEKWLVDECMKFAAESGAKIEFTDNPEEAVKGADVIYTDVWASMGEEDKAAERRKLLQPYQVNEELMKKTGKPETIFMHCLPAVKGEEVTFEVIEGKQSRVWDEAENRKHTIKAVMIATLL from the coding sequence ATGGGAGTAAACATGAAAGGTAGATCGCTTCTTTCACTTATGGACAACACGCCAGAAGAAATAAAATATCTTCTCGACATTGCAAAGCAAGTTAAGGCAGAAAGCAGAGCAGGAATAAGACACCAAAGATTTGTTGGGAAAACATTGGCTCTTATTTTCGAAAAAAGATCAACAAGGACAAGACTTGCTTTTGAAACAGCATTCGCTGAAGAAGGCGGTCATCCAATATTCCTGTCCATCCAAGACATACAACTTGGTGCGAAAGAATCAGTCGAAGATACGGCAAGAGTTCTCGGAAGAATGGTTGATGCAATTGAATTCAGAGGATTCAAACAAGAAACCGTTGAATTACTTGCAAAATATTCTGGTGTCCCTGTATACAATGGTTTAACAGATTTATTCCATCCAACACAAGTTTTAGCAGACCTTCAAACAATTGAAGAAGAATTTGGTAGATTAAAAGGTATAAAGATGGTATTTATGGGCGATGGAAGAAACAACATGGCAAATTCACTTATGGTTGGTGCAGCAAAGATGGGAATGCATTACGTGATATGCTCACCTGAATCGCTCAGGCCAGAAAAATGGCTTGTTGACGAATGTATGAAATTCGCAGCCGAAAGTGGTGCGAAGATAGAGTTCACAGACAATCCAGAAGAAGCAGTAAAAGGCGCAGACGTTATTTACACAGATGTTTGGGCATCAATGGGTGAAGAGGATAAGGCTGCGGAGAGAAGAAAATTGCTACAACCATACCAAGTTAACGAAGAACTTATGAAAAAGACAGGAAAGCCAGAAACAATATTCATGCATTGTTTACCAGCGGTAAAAGGCGAAGAAGTCACATTTGAAGTTATTGAAGGTAAACAATCAAGAGTATGGGATGAAGCAGAAAACAGAAAACACACTATTAAAGCTGTGATGATTGCGACATTATTGTAA
- a CDS encoding DUF1667 domain-containing protein → MKTEEMVCVMCPLGCRLTVTIEDNGEIIVSGNKCPRGIEYGKQEVTEPLRILTSSVLVNNGELPLVSVKTNKPVPRRLIGEIMEILKKTVVEAPVKSGDIILEDVLGTGADIVATRNVERIKTA, encoded by the coding sequence ATGAAAACCGAAGAAATGGTCTGCGTTATGTGTCCTTTAGGATGTAGACTAACAGTAACTATTGAAGATAACGGTGAAATAATAGTTAGTGGAAATAAATGCCCGAGAGGTATAGAATATGGAAAACAAGAAGTAACAGAGCCTTTAAGGATATTAACTTCAAGCGTATTAGTAAATAATGGTGAACTTCCCCTTGTTTCTGTAAAAACAAACAAGCCAGTACCAAGGAGGTTGATAGGTGAAATTATGGAAATACTTAAAAAAACAGTTGTTGAAGCACCTGTCAAATCTGGTGATATTATCTTAGAAGATGTGCTTGGAACAGGAGCTGATATTGTTGCTACAAGAAATGTTGAACGAATCAAAACAGCATAA
- a CDS encoding NAD(P)/FAD-dependent oxidoreductase, whose amino-acid sequence MIEKEVDVLVIGAGAAGLGAAIGAAREGVDKVVIVERDERSGGILNQCIHNGFGLHYFREELTGPEYAERIKNIVKQYPNIDVKVEQYVHGIDYRRKEVSVVSTEGVTIYKPKSLVVATGARERPMGGILVPGTRPAGVFTAGVAQRFVNLENRLPGKKAIIVGSGDIGLIMARRLTLEGVEVVAVVERMPFPGGLERNIRQCLKDFNIPLYLSHTVVGIYGKERLERVIIAQLDENFKPIPGTEKKFDVDTLILSVGLIPQSTLFKDFLKIDPWTKGIMTSSSGRTSLNWIFAAGNCTVIYDLVDWVTEEGSTSGKFAAMYVKNNWEPAKFSVEKGQNVGLLFPTWYEEGTNLNIYIRVKKPLEIGTIRVKQRNNLLYSKKHANLMPSEMVNIRIPESKIGAGDIVVEVVE is encoded by the coding sequence ATGATCGAAAAAGAGGTTGATGTATTAGTCATAGGTGCTGGAGCGGCTGGGCTTGGAGCAGCTATAGGAGCTGCGAGAGAGGGCGTGGATAAAGTAGTTATAGTGGAACGGGATGAACGAAGTGGTGGAATTCTAAATCAATGTATACACAATGGCTTTGGACTTCATTATTTTAGAGAGGAACTTACCGGTCCAGAATACGCAGAGCGTATAAAAAACATAGTAAAACAGTATCCGAATATTGATGTAAAAGTAGAACAATACGTACATGGTATAGATTACAGAAGAAAAGAAGTATCCGTTGTTTCCACTGAAGGAGTAACCATTTACAAACCAAAATCACTTGTCGTAGCAACAGGTGCCCGCGAAAGACCGATGGGTGGAATACTAGTGCCTGGTACCAGACCCGCCGGTGTTTTTACCGCAGGAGTAGCTCAGAGATTTGTAAACCTTGAAAATAGGCTCCCTGGTAAAAAGGCAATAATTGTTGGTTCTGGTGACATTGGATTGATAATGGCAAGAAGATTAACTCTTGAAGGTGTTGAAGTGGTCGCCGTTGTTGAAAGAATGCCATTTCCTGGTGGATTAGAAAGAAACATTAGACAGTGTTTAAAAGATTTCAATATCCCACTATATTTAAGTCACACTGTTGTTGGAATATACGGAAAGGAAAGGCTTGAACGTGTAATAATAGCTCAGCTTGATGAAAATTTCAAACCCATTCCAGGTACGGAGAAAAAATTTGATGTTGATACACTTATTCTATCAGTTGGATTAATTCCACAAAGCACTTTATTTAAAGACTTTCTAAAGATAGATCCTTGGACAAAGGGTATAATGACTTCAAGTTCAGGAAGAACATCACTCAATTGGATATTTGCGGCTGGAAATTGTACAGTCATATACGACCTCGTTGATTGGGTTACGGAGGAAGGCTCAACGTCTGGAAAATTTGCGGCGATGTATGTTAAAAATAATTGGGAACCTGCTAAATTTTCCGTTGAAAAAGGGCAGAATGTAGGTCTACTCTTCCCAACATGGTACGAAGAAGGTACAAACCTTAACATTTACATAAGAGTTAAAAAACCTCTAGAAATAGGAACGATAAGAGTTAAACAGAGAAACAATCTACTTTACAGCAAAAAACACGCAAATTTAATGCCAAGTGAGATGGTAAACATAAGAATTCCTGAGTCAAAAATAGGAGCCGGTGATATCGTTGTGGAGGTGGTAGAATGA
- the fliQ gene encoding flagellar biosynthesis protein FliQ: protein MTLEVFLDIAKHAIQLLLTLITPPLLVSLVVGILISIFQAATQIHEQTLTFAPRIIVVFLTLMLLFGWMIESMLEFVKDIIEKYIQMI, encoded by the coding sequence ATGACGTTAGAAGTCTTCCTGGATATTGCCAAACATGCCATACAATTATTGTTAACTCTAATAACCCCACCACTACTTGTAAGCTTAGTGGTGGGTATACTTATAAGCATTTTCCAAGCAGCTACACAAATTCATGAGCAAACGCTAACATTTGCTCCAAGAATTATCGTTGTTTTCTTAACGCTTATGCTACTCTTTGGTTGGATGATTGAAAGTATGCTTGAGTTTGTAAAAGATATAATAGAAAAATATATCCAAATGATTTAG
- a CDS encoding Mini-ribonuclease 3, translating into MLQEMLNESKQHNIHDENCSNNIEIDLRLFPEPNVNPDEMSIDSLAYLGDAVFNLYAKLYILADVKVTDLHRRSNKYVSRQGQSKLLKSISHLLDEKEKNVVQRGINSKGARKHGNDRLYMESTGFEALIGYLYLTNKKRLSEILKFGFESFE; encoded by the coding sequence TTGCTACAAGAAATGTTGAACGAATCAAAACAGCATAACATCCACGATGAAAATTGCTCTAATAATATTGAAATTGATTTGAGACTATTTCCAGAACCAAATGTGAATCCTGACGAAATGTCGATCGATTCACTCGCATATTTGGGTGACGCAGTTTTTAACCTCTACGCGAAACTTTATATACTAGCCGATGTGAAAGTTACAGATTTGCACCGTCGCTCAAATAAATATGTTTCAAGGCAGGGACAGAGCAAACTACTGAAGTCTATATCACACTTATTGGACGAGAAAGAAAAAAATGTTGTTCAAAGAGGAATCAACAGTAAAGGAGCTAGAAAACATGGTAATGACCGCCTTTATATGGAAAGTACAGGATTCGAAGCATTAATTGGATATCTTTACCTAACAAATAAAAAACGACTTTCAGAAATTTTAAAATTCGGATTTGAAAGCTTTGAGTAA
- the hflK gene encoding FtsH protease activity modulator HflK, whose amino-acid sequence MKSRIILITIFIVIILIYLGTGVFQVNPSEVALIKTFGKFTGTVGPGIHIHAPIPFQSHVIVDVQTIRKEEIGFRTVGDRKYESRDVEALMLTADGNIVSVEAVVSYKVSDPVKFAFRIKDPSNLVKFTTESALRDRISKRNVDDILTQEREKVADEVLEIVQNLLDKYQAGVKIVNVLLQEVVPPAEVVSAFDDVNNAKQDKERYINEANKYANNLIPKVEGEALKIVLEAESYAQQQVLKAQGETQRYLALLEEYRKAPMITETRLRLSTLQEVLPKAKKIMVMDNSQKITVLSLDQLLGGDSK is encoded by the coding sequence TTGAAAAGTAGAATAATACTCATAACCATATTTATAGTTATTATATTGATTTACTTAGGTACAGGGGTTTTTCAAGTTAATCCATCGGAAGTTGCTTTGATAAAAACTTTTGGAAAATTTACTGGTACCGTTGGACCCGGTATACATATCCACGCTCCTATTCCTTTCCAATCGCATGTTATAGTTGATGTTCAAACTATAAGGAAGGAAGAGATTGGATTTCGTACAGTTGGCGATAGAAAATACGAATCAAGAGATGTTGAAGCTTTGATGCTAACAGCGGATGGAAATATAGTTAGTGTTGAGGCTGTTGTGTCATACAAAGTATCTGATCCCGTGAAATTCGCTTTCAGAATTAAAGATCCAAGCAATCTTGTTAAATTTACCACAGAATCAGCTTTAAGAGACAGGATATCAAAAAGAAATGTAGATGATATTCTCACTCAAGAGCGTGAAAAGGTTGCTGATGAAGTATTAGAAATAGTTCAAAACTTACTTGATAAGTACCAAGCAGGTGTGAAAATCGTGAACGTTCTGCTACAAGAAGTTGTGCCACCAGCCGAAGTTGTCTCAGCCTTCGACGATGTAAACAACGCAAAGCAAGATAAAGAAAGATACATAAACGAAGCAAATAAATACGCTAATAACCTTATCCCAAAAGTTGAGGGAGAGGCTTTGAAAATAGTGCTGGAAGCGGAATCTTACGCTCAGCAACAAGTTCTTAAAGCTCAAGGTGAAACTCAAAGATACTTAGCACTTTTAGAAGAATATAGAAAAGCACCTATGATAACAGAAACACGTTTGAGACTCTCTACTCTCCAAGAAGTTCTTCCAAAAGCGAAGAAAATTATGGTTATGGATAACTCACAAAAAATAACTGTACTTTCTCTAGACCAGCTATTAGGTGGTGATTCGAAATGA
- the hflC gene encoding protease modulator HflC, with product MTKAKLITAIFVIILAIIFLALSIVIVDETKYVVILRFGEIRKVITEPGLNFKTPFVDNVVKLDKRYSIYDIPPERIITKDKKTLIVDSYIIWKISDPKLFIESMRTESLALSRLDDVVYSGLRNTLAKLDMDTIVTQEKTFLKDVLDFSISNTKDYGIQVIDVRVKKTDLPAENRNAVFERMKSERQSIAALIRAEGEKEAQKIRSEADKKAAIIKAEALSKAEYIKGTGDASATKIYAEAYSKDERFYKLWKTLESYKDIVPGSVIILSKDAEILQYVK from the coding sequence ATGACTAAAGCAAAACTTATCACCGCTATTTTCGTTATTATCTTAGCGATAATATTTCTTGCACTTTCAATTGTTATAGTCGACGAAACCAAATATGTAGTTATATTACGCTTTGGTGAAATTAGAAAAGTTATAACCGAGCCGGGATTAAACTTTAAAACCCCTTTCGTTGATAACGTTGTGAAATTAGATAAGAGATACTCTATTTACGATATACCACCTGAGAGAATTATCACAAAAGATAAAAAGACTCTCATCGTTGATTCATATATTATTTGGAAGATTTCTGACCCAAAACTTTTTATTGAAAGCATGAGAACTGAGAGCCTAGCTTTATCAAGGTTAGATGATGTCGTATATTCAGGTTTGAGAAATACACTTGCGAAGTTAGATATGGACACAATTGTAACACAAGAAAAGACATTCTTAAAGGATGTATTAGATTTTTCCATCAGCAACACAAAAGATTACGGAATACAAGTGATAGATGTAAGAGTCAAGAAAACAGATTTACCAGCGGAAAATAGAAATGCAGTATTCGAAAGAATGAAATCAGAAAGACAAAGCATAGCAGCGTTGATAAGAGCAGAAGGCGAGAAAGAGGCACAAAAAATCAGGTCAGAAGCAGACAAAAAAGCAGCTATAATAAAAGCGGAAGCACTTAGTAAAGCGGAATATATAAAAGGAACTGGAGATGCAAGTGCTACAAAGATATACGCTGAAGCGTATTCAAAAGATGAAAGATTCTACAAACTTTGGAAAACACTTGAGAGTTACAAAGATATTGTACCTGGTAGTGTAATTATTTTAAGCAAAGATGCTGAAATATTGCAATATGTTAAGTAA
- a CDS encoding NAD(P)/FAD-dependent oxidoreductase, with amino-acid sequence MRVAVIGAGSVGALIARELSRYDLEVIIIEKNVDVGMGVTKANSAIVHAGYDDEPGTVRSKFCVPGNKMYTELSKELEIDLKRIGSLVLAFKDEEVRTLEELYKRGEQNGVEGMEIWDRDKVLSYEPNVNPEVIAALWAPTAGITEPWMVAIAAVENAVENGAKLFLETEVLDIITKNGKVEKIITNKGEFEVDIIINAAGLYADEIAKMANADYVPLHPRKGEYILLDKQEFSGFVKSVLFPTPSILGKGTLVTPTVDGGILVGPTAVDLPPEREFREDTSTTFEGFESLISKALKMTPLIDFRTSIKTFAGLRPESPQKDFLVGRTRITGFFNAMAMRSPGLTAAPAIAKFMVEEIQESVGETFVPKSDFNPIRKRIKHYADMPLTLWDQEIKNDPLTGKMICFCNKVTEKEILEAIKRGASTIDSIKFRTRAMFGSCQGGFCMHRIMKILARELGKDISEIRLRSEKSVVLNGKVRQ; translated from the coding sequence ATGCGAGTAGCTGTAATAGGTGCCGGTTCTGTAGGAGCGTTAATAGCCCGCGAATTATCTCGTTACGATTTAGAAGTCATTATAATCGAAAAAAACGTAGATGTTGGAATGGGAGTTACAAAAGCAAATTCAGCAATTGTTCATGCCGGATACGATGATGAACCTGGAACAGTACGTTCAAAATTCTGTGTACCGGGTAATAAAATGTACACAGAATTATCAAAAGAATTGGAAATAGACTTAAAAAGAATCGGATCTTTGGTGTTAGCATTCAAGGACGAAGAAGTTAGAACCCTCGAAGAACTTTACAAACGTGGAGAGCAAAATGGTGTAGAAGGTATGGAAATATGGGATAGGGATAAGGTACTTTCTTATGAACCGAATGTTAATCCAGAAGTAATTGCTGCTCTGTGGGCCCCAACAGCCGGTATAACGGAACCTTGGATGGTGGCAATTGCCGCGGTTGAAAATGCTGTTGAAAATGGTGCAAAATTGTTTTTAGAAACAGAGGTACTTGATATCATTACAAAAAATGGGAAAGTTGAAAAAATAATAACAAATAAAGGAGAATTTGAGGTTGATATAATTATAAACGCCGCAGGTTTATATGCTGATGAGATAGCAAAAATGGCAAATGCCGACTATGTGCCACTTCATCCAAGAAAAGGGGAATATATATTACTCGATAAACAAGAATTCAGTGGTTTTGTCAAAAGTGTGCTCTTCCCAACCCCTTCCATTCTTGGAAAAGGAACACTCGTAACCCCAACCGTTGACGGTGGAATTTTAGTTGGACCTACCGCTGTAGATCTTCCTCCAGAGAGAGAATTCAGAGAAGATACGTCAACAACATTTGAAGGTTTTGAATCGCTCATTTCAAAGGCTCTAAAAATGACTCCTCTCATTGATTTTAGAACTTCTATAAAAACATTTGCTGGTCTTAGGCCAGAAAGCCCACAAAAAGATTTTCTCGTTGGAAGAACAAGAATAACCGGATTTTTCAACGCTATGGCAATGCGTTCGCCTGGTTTAACAGCCGCACCAGCGATAGCAAAATTCATGGTCGAAGAAATTCAAGAATCTGTTGGGGAAACGTTTGTTCCAAAATCTGATTTCAATCCAATTAGAAAGAGAATTAAACATTACGCAGATATGCCACTTACATTATGGGATCAGGAAATTAAAAATGATCCACTCACCGGCAAAATGATATGTTTTTGCAATAAGGTAACTGAGAAAGAAATTCTTGAAGCAATAAAAAGAGGTGCAAGTACAATCGATAGCATAAAATTTAGAACACGGGCAATGTTTGGAAGTTGCCAAGGTGGATTTTGTATGCATAGGATAATGAAAATTTTGGCAAGAGAGCTTGGCAAGGATATATCAGAAATAAGACTAAGAAGCGAAAAAAGTGTTGTACTGAATGGGAAGGTGAGACAATGA